The Thermodesulfobacteriota bacterium sequence AACTCGAAGACCGGCAGAAGCTCCACGGCAGTGATGCCCAGCCGGCGCAGATACGGGATTTTTTCCACCAGGCCCAGGTAGGTGCCGGGATGCTCCACCCGGGCGCTGGGATGGCGGGTGAAGCCCCGGATGTGCAGCTCGTAGATGATCGTCTCCGACCAGGGAAGGCGCAAGGGACGATCACCCTGCCAGTCGAAGGTGCCGTCGGGCACCAGGCATAACGGGGCGCGGCCCCAAGGGGCTGCCTGGCCCCAGGTCTCGGTGCCAGCCAGGGCCCGGGCCCGGGGGTCAAGGGTGACGATCGCCGGGGAATAGGCATGGCCGCCCCCCCGGGGACCGTCCAGGCGATAGCCGTAGCGGACGCCTGCCGGCAGGTCGCTCACCAGGCAATGCCAGACATCGCCGGTGCGGTGCCGGGCCGGATCCAGGGCCAGCTGCCAGGGCGGGCCGCCGGCCGGCTCCTGGCCGACCAGGGTGACGGCCGAGGCGTGGCGGGCGACCAGGGAGAAGTTGATGCCAAAGGGGGTGACGGTGGCGCCCAGGGGCAGGGGGTGGCCAGGGACAGCGACCGGCGGGGGCATAGGGCTTGCGGTCAGCGCTCCGCCAGCAGGGTGACGGCCGAGGTCGGCCGGCCGTCGGCATCGGTCACCCAGCCGCCGGCAATCTGGAAGACGATGGGGGTGCCGTCGCGGCGGCACAGGGACTGGCTGAGGGAGAACGGCTGGCCGTCCGCCGCGAGCAGGTGCTGGCACAGGGGTGGGGCCGCCTCGGGCATCAGGGCCTGGATGGGGGTGCCTGTCAGCTCCTCCGGGTCAAAGCTCAGGCGGCCGGCCAGACACGGATTGATGGCGAGAATCACCCCTTCCGGCGACAGCACGACCAGGCCCTGGTCACAGTGCGCAAACAGGGTCCGGAAGCTGGCCGCCGCCTCCTCGGTGGCCAACCGGCGGCGGCAGCGCTGACTGGCCCGCTCCAGGGTCTCTTTGAGGATCGGATAGGGCACCGGCTTGACGAAGTAGTGACAGGCGCCCAGGTTGAGGCAATCGATGGCGCTTCGACTCTGCTCGTGCTCGGTCCAGACCAGGACCTCCATCTCCGGCCGGGTCTCCTTGGCCTGCCGCAGCACCTCCACCCCGGACATTCGGGGCAGCTGCAGATCCACGAGAGCGGTCGAAAAGGCGGTCCTCCTGACCAGGTCCAGGGCCTGCTCGCCGGTGGTGGCCCCGGTGACCTCGAAGCCGGCGTCCGCCAGGAGGCCGCCCAGGTTGTCCACCAGCGTGGCATCGTCGTCCACCACCAGCAGCCGTGGCGGGCCAAGGGGGGCCGGCAGGCAGGCAGCGGTTGCCGGCACCAGGGTCCCCTGACCAGGGGCGCCTGTCGTCTCCTGCGGTTGGCGCAGCAGATGCCAGCGCCGCTCCTGGGCGTGCAGCAGCTGGTTGAGGTTTTCCTGCAGGCAGGAGATGGGCAGGCGGACATCCAGGGCCCGGGGGAACTGCATGCCCAGACGCACCGCCTTGGTGACGCCGGGCAGCCGCTGCACCCATTTCACCCGGGCCGAGGTGCGGATGGTCTTGTCATGGCTGGGCAGGAAGAGCAATAGATCCACCACCGTGCCCCGGGGCACCACCTTGTCGGTGAGCACGCAGATGCCCTTGGCATGGAAGTCCACCGCCTCGCCGTCCATGGCCGAGGTCCCGAGATCCTTGAGCTGGAAGCGGACCGGAAAGGAGAGCTCCAGACGGATGTCGGAGCGGCGCAGGTCGGCAGACGCCTCGTCCTTGTGGTCCACCATGATCCCGGAGCCCTCCAGCGACAGCGGTGCTTCACCCCTCCCCCTTCGACTACGCTAGCACACGGGACGGCCGGTTGGCAAACAGCGGCCCGCCTGGCGGCGCTTACGCCCGCTCCCCAGGATCGGGGCCCGGGGTCGAGGCAGGTTGCTGCCGCACCAGACGCACCAGGGCGTCGGCATAAAAGGAGCAGGTGAGTCCCACGGCAAAGCTGACCGTGGCTGCCCAGAAGAGGAATGGATGCCACCCGGGGTGACCCACCACATGGAGATCGCACAGGAAGAGCAGGAGCCCCAGGTGCAAGGACGCCGAGCCGACCCGGAGCCAATAGCCCTTGCGCTCGAAGCGGAGCAGGGGGCTGCCCGTCACCGCCAGGGCCAGGATCACAAGCTGGAGGATGGTGGCGGCGATGATCACCACCAGGAGGGCGACCGGAAGGCCGTGCCAGGCGGAGACCCCCACCACCAGGATGGCCAGGCCGCCGGTAAGGCGGTGCAGCCAGGCCACGGGCAACAGTCGCTTGGGGACGCAGATCGCCAGGATGAGGATGAGCGCGATGAGCCACGGGGCCACCAGCCCGTTCATGCGCGCCATGTGGGCTGCCCGGGCGGCGGGCAAGGCGGCCGCTCCCACTGCCGTCTTGTACGCGAACATGCTGTAGATGCACAAGGCGGAGATCACGGCCAGCACCACCGTGGTGGCCAGCACCAGGAGGAAGTCGTACCCGAAGCGTCGCTGGACCGGGAACGCTGGGGAGCTCATTGGAAGGTGTGCTCCCCGGGAAAGAGGAAGGAGGCGACGAAGGTGAAGATCATGGCCACAAACGAGAGCACGCCCAGGCTGGCCGTGAAGTACCACATCCCGGGCCGGTCCTTGTACAGGCGGGTGTGGAGGGCGGTGGAGAAGACCAGCCAGAGCATGATCGAGCTGGCAATCTTGGGATCCCACCACCAGTTGGGTCCCCAGGCCGTAAGCGCCCAGGGCAGCCCCAGGAGCATCCCCAGGGTGAGGCTGGAGTAGCTGAGCCTGGCCGCCTCGTAGCCTACGGCCTCAATGGCGGCATCCCGCCGGAAGAGCATGCCTACCGACGAGACAAAGAAGATGCCCAGGCCCGCGTAGGCGATGAACAGGAGCGGCGGATGGATCCACATGTAGGAGGCGTTGTAATAGAAGACCAGCCGCGGATAGAGGCGCATGAAGAGGCTGAGGCGCTCCACCGGCGCGGCGCTCTCCGTCAGCCAGGGCTGGACCTCGGCGAAGAAGCGGGGGAGGGGGGAACGGAAGGGGTCGGCCCAGACTGCCAGGATGGCGATCGTCACGGCCACCATGAGGAGGATGGCGGCCCGCAGG is a genomic window containing:
- a CDS encoding response regulator; this translates as MVDHKDEASADLRRSDIRLELSFPVRFQLKDLGTSAMDGEAVDFHAKGICVLTDKVVPRGTVVDLLLFLPSHDKTIRTSARVKWVQRLPGVTKAVRLGMQFPRALDVRLPISCLQENLNQLLHAQERRWHLLRQPQETTGAPGQGTLVPATAACLPAPLGPPRLLVVDDDATLVDNLGGLLADAGFEVTGATTGEQALDLVRRTAFSTALVDLQLPRMSGVEVLRQAKETRPEMEVLVWTEHEQSRSAIDCLNLGACHYFVKPVPYPILKETLERASQRCRRRLATEEAAASFRTLFAHCDQGLVVLSPEGVILAINPCLAGRLSFDPEELTGTPIQALMPEAAPPLCQHLLAADGQPFSLSQSLCRRDGTPIVFQIAGGWVTDADGRPTSAVTLLAER
- the ccsA gene encoding cytochrome c biogenesis protein CcsA, with the translated sequence MAALLALGGWLALSGLVNLAGPRPRWQEANRRVLLLVVLVFFAGFGLIVWLHQALHQAFALELPAQLGTWLNNQLAAGNLGLGGLPAYDPGHPPRDRLPYWIENEKYFFWFWCFAGLSLRVHGRTRLHRLRAAILLMVAVTIAILAVWADPFRSPLPRFFAEVQPWLTESAAPVERLSLFMRLYPRLVFYYNASYMWIHPPLLFIAYAGLGIFFVSSVGMLFRRDAAIEAVGYEAARLSYSSLTLGMLLGLPWALTAWGPNWWWDPKIASSIMLWLVFSTALHTRLYKDRPGMWYFTASLGVLSFVAMIFTFVASFLFPGEHTFQ
- a CDS encoding glycogen debranching enzyme, with translation MPPPVAVPGHPLPLGATVTPFGINFSLVARHASAVTLVGQEPAGGPPWQLALDPARHRTGDVWHCLVSDLPAGVRYGYRLDGPRGGGHAYSPAIVTLDPRARALAGTETWGQAAPWGRAPLCLVPDGTFDWQGDRPLRLPWSETIIYELHIRGFTRHPSARVEHPGTYLGLVEKIPYLRRLGITAVELLPVFE